The stretch of DNA atgagcgaatcagcaatcctttggtgtaaagatccatgggagcattacattttcattctgttctgagttgaaccggagactttcttaatcctcttagcggcattttctttgttaaaaacgactagcgacaaatcaagcttctatttctggtggtttttttgtagctgatttgtttggagactgacttctatcactctttctgacttctatcccagtttctgtccagcgggtgctgctgagcccctccaccgtcacaaagcactcacaggcggacacacttcacatgggccaaggccgtttaagcagcctagctctgctggccattgagaggacactagtcaagtccctggaaaagacgccttgttggtacgacagggtcacagatcattttcttgaaaaggaacggagggtagaatttacgtataaataaaccgacacattttatgatgtaggcagaaattgagcttcccctccttgaaagaccagcatccgccactgatgtATACCCACCTCCATCAAGGCATTAGCATAAACTGTAAGTTAGCATTTAAGTATGTTTACTTGAGTTATTCCTGAGTTATTCCAGGGGTGAAACATTACTAGCTTGTCATTGATATTGGATTGGTACTAAATATCGACTAATAGCCTTGGCCAGCGTTTCCTAACTTGGTTCCTGAGGTACCCCCAGAAGACACAGGAGGATACCCACTGTTAGAAAAGCTGTTGCCGTGGTGGTACCATTTGCTGTCACCGAGTTGGAACCCTCAAAATCAATAATGcacctgtactgtacctttttttctgagagtgcacaATGTCACTTATGTAAACTGTACTTTAAAGCCCTCGGGCCAAAcagaaacactccttataaatTCAACATAAGTAGGCATGTCTACGTCACCTGGCAGGAGTCTTTTCCTCCGAGCGGAGAGCCAGCACACACCATGTTTTCAGAGATCCTGTTGTAGTAATAGTACTGGCAGTTGGGGATAAGCTGGACGTCCACAGCACGGAGGACAGGGGACAGATAGTAGCTGTAGACTTGTGTAACCCCCCAGCCACTGACTACACATGACATCCTCCCCTGCAGAGGAATGTCTGGACTCAACAGGACAGGCTGGACGTAGACGTTAAGATCTGCCGGTTGCTCCAACTGAACACAAGAATAAGCCAAGCTTTCATTTAAGTCATCACTTCATTCATCAGCACTTCATTTAAGTTAAGAGCTGAGACATGTATATTCTTTGTTTGAATAAATGCCTTGCTGTAGTTCTATTCTCAGCTCGGGTAGGAATTAAGGAAAGGCCAGCTTTGCTTACTTTCAAGAGCATGATGTCATTATCAAACGTCCGGTAGGTGAAGAGGTAATAGACAAGTGCTCTGGAGACATTAAACACCTGCTCCACACCTTCTTTCTTAGACAGATCATGCTCAGCCAACACCACTTTGATTAGATAGTTTCTGTGGAGCAAAGAGCTTCATTTTAAGTCATGTGCTTCCCTGAGGTTTTACCTTTCTATGAACTTAATAAGAAGTCAGACGTCTGGGAATAAATTTACAATAATCATTAAGACATTTCCACCAGAATAATCGTGCTGAATAAAATGTGTTTCCAAGACCAATATAAATGTCTGCACATAATTACATAGAACACAATAATTTACAGAGAACAAGGGCAGAGGATTTCCACCTATCAGCTATTTTTTAGATGTTGGGTTCTACTTATCTGAGGCTAGTTAAATGGCGCCCTACTCCCAAGTACACTACATAGGTCCTACTCTCTAGTGCACTACATGACACTATGATTTCTACACGTCAATAGTGTGGCTTTGAATGCACATGGTTCTCTATTAGACATATAGAGAACTATCTGTGAGTAGAATCTGTTATTTCATGACCTGTACCACATTCACCCTGTTTTGTATAAATATCACGGTGGTAAATGGGAAGGAATTAACATATAGCGATTAGCAGCAATAACAAGTATGAGACATGAGTGCAGTACTCACGGTTTCCAGCAGTGGGCAGCAGACACCACCCACTGGGGGCTGATCAGCGTTCCTCCGCAGTAGTGGTTATTGTTGTACTGTATTGAAGCCTGATATTTTATAGAATAAGGCTCAACCTCCTGTCCCCCgattattctctgctgcacagAACCTGAGCaattaaaaacactgctgtttggTAAACTacgttttttatgttttgtatgaGACAAGGCCTCGTAATTTATGGGTTATACAACACATATAAACAAAGGCAAATCAATGTGCTTTACATAAATGAAAGAATATAAGGACAAAGGGATCAATTTAACCACATTTAACTCCTAATAAACGTTTGATATAATTTATGTATGGCATGTTTTACTAAATATTCAGTTACTTTTCCTAATGGAATTGGAAAAGCTGGGTAAACAGAAAATTAATATGGTGTTTGGCTTTCCATGTTCTGAACAGGTTTCGGTAGGCATCAGTTTTATGTGATATGCTTGAAAGAGGTGAaacttcccagtaaacaaggtcaatggacgtccaaaatccctCTT from Hoplias malabaricus isolate fHopMal1 chromosome 5, fHopMal1.hap1, whole genome shotgun sequence encodes:
- the si:dkey-33m11.8 gene encoding trypsin-3 produces the protein MKKRFEHVLLLLISIFQGSVQQRIIGGQEVEPYSIKYQASIQYNNNHYCGGTLISPQWVVSAAHCWKPNYLIKVVLAEHDLSKKEGVEQVFNVSRALVYYLFTYRTFDNDIMLLKLEQPADLNVYVQPVLLSPDIPLQGRMSCVVSGWGVTQVYSYYLSPVLRAVDVQLIPNCQYYYYNRISENMVCAGSPLGGKDSCQGDSGGPLICEGYFGGIVSWGIGCANPYFPGVYTKVSNYIRWINWIMSDGTTN